ACCCCGCGGGCCTCGAGGACATCCAGGACGGCGGGGTGCCAGAGCGAAGGGGTGCGCAGCTCCACGTGATAGCGGCCGTCCTCGGGCAGGGAGCCGAAAAACGCGTCCAGGTTTTCGGCGTGATCAGCTGGTTCGGGGCGCTCATTCCGGCGCTGGTATTCCTGCTCGAAGATCAGGGCGGCCAGCCAAGGCCCGGTCAACGCCAGAGCGGGTTCATAGAACCGCTGCGTAAAGAACGCGCTGTCCAGATAGGCTTCATTCTCTACAAAGCCGCCCGCGCGGTGGAGCTTCCGGGCGAAAACCGCCTGAGGCACCTTCAGGATCAGCCTGTCCGAGGAACCGAGGCATCCGGCATAGGTCTCCAAGGTCCGGTATGTGCGTGTCGGCCGTCCCGTTGCATCGAGAAGCGGCTCGTAGAAGGTAAAGTCCAACTCCAGGGTGCGGAAGTGTTGAAAGTAGTCCCGCACGCTCTCCACCGGCAGCACCTCTTCGACGAACCGTTTCCCGCCGAGGCGCCTGGTGCGGCGGGTGATTTTCGGGCGCCAGGCTTCCGGATAGATCTGTCCGATCCACCCGGCATACCGGTCGCTGGCTGTCCCGATACAGACCAAGGGATGAATGTCCCTGAACTGATAGCCTTCGAACGGGAACGTCGAACGAGCCATGGCTGCCACCCCTCCCCGCAATACCTCTCAGCATACTGCAAGACGCCGCGATTGCAAGCGGATTGAGCCCGTCCCGGCGCTTGCCTTTCCTTCGGAAGCGGAGTATCCTATAGCGGTTCGCAGTTTTTGCACAAAGGGCCCTTTCCCGGTCCGAAGCAATATGCCGTGTGCGGATGAAAAGCGTTTCCAGACAAGGAGGCACCATGGCTTCCCCTCCCCCTATACGCTATGATTCCGGTGATGATCAGGCCAGGGATAAACTCTCTCGCCTGATGAAGCTCCGAACAGGGACTCCATCAGGCACTCCACCGGAACAGGTTCAGATGGAAGGCCCCGACACAGGGCAGAAAAACCAGCCGATCGAACCGGAAGGCCGCTCCCTTTTCGGGGGAAGCAAGCTCAAATGGATCCTTTTCCTCATCTTCGTTCTGTATGCCCTGATCGCCCGCTACTATGAGCCGCTTCTCCAGAAGATGGGCTCCTATCTGGCCGTCTCGGATGAGCCGCGCCAGGTCGATCTCGCCGTCATCAGCTTGGGAAACCCGCTTGACCGCACACTGACCGCCGCGGACTGGTACAACGAAAAACGGACAAAAACGATCTTTGTCGGCCGGACGGCGCCGCCGGACGGCGCGGAGGAGTTTCTCGCGCGGAGGCTCCCTCTCAGGGAAGAGCGGGACCGGATCCTCCGTTGGCTCGAAGCCCTCCAGGTTCCCTCATCGGCCTGTCTCCTCGACGACACCTATCTCGAGGACGTCACAGCCGAATCCATCACCGTCAAGCGCATCGCCACGGAGAACCGCCACCGGCGCATCGCCGTAATCACCGCACCGCTTGAAGGCCGCAGGATCGCAAGCATTTACCGCGATGCCTTCAAAGACACAACGATCGACATCCTGATCATACCATCCTCTTATTCCTCCAAAGGAGAAGAGGCCTGGTGGCGCTCTTCCGCGGGGAGGGAAGCGGTGCTGACCGAATACGTGCGATTGGCACTCACCGCCGTCTCAAGCAGCCGGTGAAGCAGGGGACAGGCCTGTGACCGCCCAAGGACCCGGAGGGCCGAAGGGGCGATGTCCATGGGGGACGGGGTCCCGCCATCCGCCGCAGCCGGCATCGCGGCTCGCGGGCTGCCGCACCCTGGGACGAGAGGGGATATTTTGATTGACAGCCACTGGAACGCTTGCTAGCTTTTTTTAGAGGCTGAAGCACCGCCAACCTGATCCGGCACATGATCCTCGCGGCAATCTCTTCTCGACGTGCACCCCCCCATTCGGAACGACAGACCGAGACGACCCGGGCGATGCGCAGTGTCGCATCGGAAGGTGCCGCACACAGTGCGATCCGGCGCCCGGATGGTCCTGCCCATCGAGGCCGCTTTGACAGCCGGCCTCGAGGCGCCTCCGTGCACCGCCGGTGCCTGCGCCCCGCCCTCTTGACAGGGCGGATTTCTGCAGAAAAAGGGAACTTTCATGACTCAGTTAGCAGCAGCACGCTCGGGTGTGATCACACCCGAGATGAAAACCGTGGCAGAAAAAGAACGGGTCGACGAACATTGGCTGCGGGAGCAGATCGCCGCAGGCAGGGTCGTCATCCCTGCCAACCGGAATCATCGGGCCCTCTCCCCCTGCGGCATCGGAGAAGGCCTTACGGTCAAGGTCAACGCCAACATCGGGACCTCATCCGACCATGCCGTCCTGTCCGAGGAACTGGACAAGTTGAAGGTCTCCGTCGAGGCCGGGGCGGACGCGGTCATGGACCTGTCCACAGGAGGGGACATCAACCGCACCCGCCTCGAGGTGGTCAAGGCCTCCCCCATTCCGGTCGGGACCGTCCCCATCTACCAGGCGGTCGTGGAAACCACCGAAGAAAAGGGGGGGCTGATCCACCTGACCGTCGATAAGATCTTCGAGGTCATCGAACGCCAGGCCCAGGACGGGGTCGATTTCATCACGGTCCACTGCGGTTTGACGCGGGCGGCGCTCGAGATGCTCCGGAAGGAAGGGCGCACCACCGACATCGTCAGCCGAGGGGGCGCCTTTCTGACGACCTGGATGCTCTATCACGACCGCGAAAATCCGCTCTACGAGCACTATGACCGCCTCCTCGAACTCGCTGCACGCTATGATCTCACCCTGAGCCTTGGAGACGGCCTGCGCCCGGGCTGCATCGCGGACGCGACCGATCGGGCCCAGATCCATGAACTGATGACCCTCGGACACCTGACCCAGCTCGCCTGGGAAAAAGACGTGCAGGTGATGATCGAAGGCCCCGGACACGTGCCGCTAAAT
The DNA window shown above is from Desulfatiglans anilini DSM 4660 and carries:
- a CDS encoding DUF72 domain-containing protein, yielding MARSTFPFEGYQFRDIHPLVCIGTASDRYAGWIGQIYPEAWRPKITRRTRRLGGKRFVEEVLPVESVRDYFQHFRTLELDFTFYEPLLDATGRPTRTYRTLETYAGCLGSSDRLILKVPQAVFARKLHRAGGFVENEAYLDSAFFTQRFYEPALALTGPWLAALIFEQEYQRRNERPEPADHAENLDAFFGSLPEDGRYHVELRTPSLWHPAVLDVLEARGVGQVLSHWTWLPSLEQQFNLSGRRCRNREHTYVIRLMTPRRVRYEDAYARAFPFDHLVDGMLDRRMIPDTARILQAAVAQEARAYVVINNRSGGNAPLIAQQLALTFDRLSPDGETDRN
- the thiC gene encoding phosphomethylpyrimidine synthase ThiC, which gives rise to MTQLAAARSGVITPEMKTVAEKERVDEHWLREQIAAGRVVIPANRNHRALSPCGIGEGLTVKVNANIGTSSDHAVLSEELDKLKVSVEAGADAVMDLSTGGDINRTRLEVVKASPIPVGTVPIYQAVVETTEEKGGLIHLTVDKIFEVIERQAQDGVDFITVHCGLTRAALEMLRKEGRTTDIVSRGGAFLTTWMLYHDRENPLYEHYDRLLELAARYDLTLSLGDGLRPGCIADATDRAQIHELMTLGHLTQLAWEKDVQVMIEGPGHVPLNQIETNIILQKQLCHHAPFYVLGPLVTDIAAGYDHVACAIGGALAAWAGADFLCYVTPAEHLCLPSVEDVREGVVVTRIAAHAADIARGNRHAIERDHQMSVARKNLDWGRQMELAIDPKKARKYRDEHPPGEDDVCTMCGKYCAIKQVREYFKS